The proteins below come from a single Anolis sagrei isolate rAnoSag1 chromosome 8, rAnoSag1.mat, whole genome shotgun sequence genomic window:
- the COG8 gene encoding conserved oligomeric Golgi complex subunit 8 isoform X1: MAALEEPSAGGPSGPSDLEEASLLAWLFRGRGPAPSPPSSSPSSGEEAYLGRLSGLGLEALRREPGRLAEERAQLGAQTRALAFAHYKTFIRSAECTAQTRRGFAGTEAGLDRLLARLPPFAHSCRNFMREAEQIAQSRRMNNLTLNRHTEILEILEIPQLMDTCVRNGYYEEALELVAYVRRLEKKHASIPVIQGIVAEVRQSSQLMLTQLIQQLRTNLPLPACLRVIGYLRCMDVFTEAELRVTFLQARDAWLRSVLAAIPEEDPYVHVTKTIEACRVHLFDVVTQYRAIFADEEPLVPVPGQQEALGEGALFHGWVLQKVSQFLLLLERDLQRGAGGRLDSLLGQCMYFGLSFSRVGADFRGQLVPIFQRAALLAFQKAAQEAASRFQEEMDCYTLVSVPTALGSTLPAPPMGQAAQPGTLQPPMGLLDFPPLACFLNSILAAFNDLRLCCPVALAPEVASAVEEALLQVAKVILVFHRAESMAFSSREQELFVQFCTAFLEDLVPYLNRCLLLLFPAAQLAQTLGVPPTQLHKYGSLGCVDEHPVRELLSSILPEKETALPLAVEEEEVPAQESPPLPLELLDSKPDAEPIVTALPEAEGRSTPSGDAA; the protein is encoded by the exons ATGGCGGCGCTGGAGGAACCCTCGGCTGGCGGGCCTTCGGGGCCTTCGGACTTGGAGGAGGCCAGCCTGCTGGCCTGGCTGTTCCGCGGGCGAGGGCCGGCCCcgtctcctccctcttcttctccttcgtcGGGAGAGGAGGCCTACCTGGGTCGGCTGTCCGGGCTGGGCCTGGAGGCGCTGCGGAGGGAGCCCGGGCGCCTGGCCGAGGAGCGGGCCCAGCTGGGCGCCCAGACGCGCGCCCTCGCCTTCGCCCACTACAAGACCTTCATCCGCTCCGCCGAGTGCACCGCCCAGACGCGCAGGGGCTTCGCCGGCACCGAGGCCGGCCTCGACCGCCTCCTCGCCCGCCTCCCGCCCTTCGCCCACAGCTGCCG gAACTTCATGCGGGAGGCAGAGCAGATTGCGCAAAGCCGCCGGATGAACAACCTGACCCTGAACCGCCACACAGAGATCTTGGAGATCCTGGAGATCCCTCAGCTGATGGATACCTGCGTCCGTAACGGCTACTACGAGGAGGCCCTGGAGCTGGTGGCCTACGTTCGCCGCCTGGAGAAGAAGCACGCCTCCATCCCCGTCATCCAG ggtatTGTGGCTGAGGTGCGCCAGTCCTCCCAGCTGATGCTGACCCAGCTGATCCAGCAGCTGCGTACCAACCtccccctgcctgcctgccttcgtGTCATTGGTTACCTGCGCTGCATGGATGTCTTCACAGAGGCGGAGCTGCGCGTCACCTTCCTTCAGGCCCGGGATGCTTGGCTGCGCTCCGTCCTGGCTGCCATCCCTGAGGAGGACCCTTATGTCCACGTGACCAAGACCATAGAGGCCTGTCGCGTTCACCTCTTCGATGTGGTCACCCAGTACCGGGCTATCTTTGCTGACGAGGAGCCGCTGGTCCCGGTCCCTGGGCAGCAGGAGGCCTTGGGCGAGGGGGCCCTCTTCCACGGCTGGGTCCTGCAGAAGGTTTCTCAGTTCCTGCTGCTACTGGAGCGCGATCTGCAGCGGGGAGCCGGTGGCCGGCTGGACTCCCTGCTGGGGCAGTGCATGTACTTTGGCCTCTCCTTCAGCCGTGTGGGGGCTGACTTCCGGGGCCAGCTGGTCCCCATCTTCCAGCGAGCGGCACTCCTTGCCTTCCAGAAGGCTGCACAAGAAGCTGCCAGCAGGTTCCAAGAGGAGATGGACTGCTACACGCTGGTCTCGGTTCCGACTGCCCTGGGCAGCACCCTCCCTGCCCCTCCTATGGGGCAGGCTGCCCAGCCAGGGACCCTTCAGCCCCCCATGGGACTCCTGGACTTCCCGCCCCTGGCCTGCTTCCTCAACAGCATCCTGGCCGCTTTCAACGACCTGCGCCTCTGCTGTCCTGTGGCCCTGGCTCCGGAGGTGGCTTCAGCCGTGGAGGAAGCGCTTCTCCAG gtggccaaggTCATCCTGGTCTTCCATCGAGCCGAGTCCATGGCCTTCAGCAGCCGAGAGCAAGAGCTTTTCGTTCAGTTCTGCACCGCATTCCTGGAAGACTTGGTGCCCTACCTCAACCGCTGCCTCCTGCTCCTCTTCCCGGCCGCACAACTGGCACAGACACTGG gGGTTCCTCCTACTCAGCTCCACAAATATGGGAGCCTAGGCTGCGTGGACGAGCATCCAGTCCGGGAGCTGCTCTCCTCCATCCTTCCTGAGAAAGAGACTGCCCTTCCTTTGGCTGTAGAGGAGGAGGAAGTCCCTGCCCAAGAGAGCCCTCCACTTCCCTTGGAACTCTTGGACTCAAAACCAGACGCAGAGCCCATCGTCACTGCTCTTCCAGAGGCGGAAGGGAGGAGCACTCCTTCTGGGGATGCTGCATAG
- the COG8 gene encoding conserved oligomeric Golgi complex subunit 8 isoform X2 — protein MAALEEPSAGGPSGPSDLEEASLLAWLFRGRGPAPSPPSSSPSSGEEAYLGRLSGLGLEALRREPGRLAEERAQLGAQTRALAFAHYKTFIRSAECTAQTRRGFAGTEAGLDRLLARLPPFAHSCRNFMREAEQIAQSRRMNNLTLNRHTEILEILEIPQLMDTCVRNGYYEEALELVAYVRRLEKKHASIPVIQGIVAEVRQSSQLMLTQLIQQLRTNLPLPACLRVIGYLRCMDVFTEAELRVTFLQARDAWLRSVLAAIPEEDPYVHVTKTIEACRVHLFDVVTQYRAIFADEEPLVPVPGQQEALGEGALFHGWVLQKVSQFLLLLERDLQRGAGGRLDSLLGQCMYFGLSFSRVGADFRGQLVPIFQRAALLAFQKAAQEAASRFQEEMDCYTLVSVPTALGSTLPAPPMGQAAQPGTLQPPMGLLDFPPLACFLNSILAAFNDLRLCCPVALAPEVASAVEEALLQVAKVILVFHRAESMAFSSREQELFVQFCTAFLEDLVPYLNRCLLLLFPAAQLAQTLGWNEAGEESSWEASGWAARIVQHEMDHLQGVLYVDRMESRTFTNVHWADVRE, from the exons ATGGCGGCGCTGGAGGAACCCTCGGCTGGCGGGCCTTCGGGGCCTTCGGACTTGGAGGAGGCCAGCCTGCTGGCCTGGCTGTTCCGCGGGCGAGGGCCGGCCCcgtctcctccctcttcttctccttcgtcGGGAGAGGAGGCCTACCTGGGTCGGCTGTCCGGGCTGGGCCTGGAGGCGCTGCGGAGGGAGCCCGGGCGCCTGGCCGAGGAGCGGGCCCAGCTGGGCGCCCAGACGCGCGCCCTCGCCTTCGCCCACTACAAGACCTTCATCCGCTCCGCCGAGTGCACCGCCCAGACGCGCAGGGGCTTCGCCGGCACCGAGGCCGGCCTCGACCGCCTCCTCGCCCGCCTCCCGCCCTTCGCCCACAGCTGCCG gAACTTCATGCGGGAGGCAGAGCAGATTGCGCAAAGCCGCCGGATGAACAACCTGACCCTGAACCGCCACACAGAGATCTTGGAGATCCTGGAGATCCCTCAGCTGATGGATACCTGCGTCCGTAACGGCTACTACGAGGAGGCCCTGGAGCTGGTGGCCTACGTTCGCCGCCTGGAGAAGAAGCACGCCTCCATCCCCGTCATCCAG ggtatTGTGGCTGAGGTGCGCCAGTCCTCCCAGCTGATGCTGACCCAGCTGATCCAGCAGCTGCGTACCAACCtccccctgcctgcctgccttcgtGTCATTGGTTACCTGCGCTGCATGGATGTCTTCACAGAGGCGGAGCTGCGCGTCACCTTCCTTCAGGCCCGGGATGCTTGGCTGCGCTCCGTCCTGGCTGCCATCCCTGAGGAGGACCCTTATGTCCACGTGACCAAGACCATAGAGGCCTGTCGCGTTCACCTCTTCGATGTGGTCACCCAGTACCGGGCTATCTTTGCTGACGAGGAGCCGCTGGTCCCGGTCCCTGGGCAGCAGGAGGCCTTGGGCGAGGGGGCCCTCTTCCACGGCTGGGTCCTGCAGAAGGTTTCTCAGTTCCTGCTGCTACTGGAGCGCGATCTGCAGCGGGGAGCCGGTGGCCGGCTGGACTCCCTGCTGGGGCAGTGCATGTACTTTGGCCTCTCCTTCAGCCGTGTGGGGGCTGACTTCCGGGGCCAGCTGGTCCCCATCTTCCAGCGAGCGGCACTCCTTGCCTTCCAGAAGGCTGCACAAGAAGCTGCCAGCAGGTTCCAAGAGGAGATGGACTGCTACACGCTGGTCTCGGTTCCGACTGCCCTGGGCAGCACCCTCCCTGCCCCTCCTATGGGGCAGGCTGCCCAGCCAGGGACCCTTCAGCCCCCCATGGGACTCCTGGACTTCCCGCCCCTGGCCTGCTTCCTCAACAGCATCCTGGCCGCTTTCAACGACCTGCGCCTCTGCTGTCCTGTGGCCCTGGCTCCGGAGGTGGCTTCAGCCGTGGAGGAAGCGCTTCTCCAG gtggccaaggTCATCCTGGTCTTCCATCGAGCCGAGTCCATGGCCTTCAGCAGCCGAGAGCAAGAGCTTTTCGTTCAGTTCTGCACCGCATTCCTGGAAGACTTGGTGCCCTACCTCAACCGCTGCCTCCTGCTCCTCTTCCCGGCCGCACAACTGGCACAGACACTGG
- the NIP7 gene encoding 60S ribosome subunit biogenesis protein NIP7 homolog, protein MRPLTEEETRALFEKLSKYIGENIQLLIDRPDGAYCFRLHKDRVYYLSERILKLATNIPRQNLVSLGTCFGKFTKTQKFRLHITALDYLAPYAKYKVWVKPSAEQSFLYGNHVLKSGLGRITESTSQYQGVVVYSMADVPLGFGVAAKSTQECRRMDPMAIVVFHQADIGEYIRHEETLT, encoded by the exons ATGCGGCCGCTCACGGAGGAAGAGACCCGCGCGCTCTTCGAGAAGCTCTCCAAGTA CATCGGGGAGAACATCCAGCTCCTGATCGACCGCCCGGATGGGGCCTACTGCTTCCGCCTCCACAAGGACCGCGTCTACTACCTCAG TGAGAGGATCTTGAAGCTGGCTACAAATATTCCCCGCCAGAACCTGGTCTCCTTGGGCACCTGTTTTGGGAAGTTTACCAAGACGCAGAAGTTCCGCCTCCACATCACTGCCCTGGATTACTTGGCCCCTTATGCAAAG TACAAGGTCTGGGTGAAGCCCAGTGCGGAGCAGTCCTTCCTCTATGGGAACCACGTCCTGAAATCCGGCTTGGGGCGCATCACAGAGAGCACATCCCAGTACCAAGGAGTGGTGGTTTACTCCATGGCTGACGTCCCACTG GGCTTCGGTGTGGCGGCCAAGTCCACTCAGGAGTGCCGCAGGATGGACCCCATGGCTATCGTAGTCTTCCACCAAGCGGACATTGGGGAGTACATCCGGCACGAAGAGACCCTGACTTAA
- the TMED6 gene encoding transmembrane emp24 domain-containing protein 6 has protein sequence MCLLFPFAVIVAVLGGLQLAEARKTEPLSGSGDQPLFRGSDMNDFAIVVPAGGIECFWQFAHQSGQFYFNYEVQWSSGIGQDTRHILATANDPNGLHLGTSQDVRGLIHFRTMETGFYQLCLSNQYNHFGSVQVYLNFGVIYEGFDLQNTPELEKKKLNDTLEAIDESTRKLMLHIFHMWRHCSVSRMKGTSDFFLVQSNLNYVNWWSAAQSLAIILSGLLQLYFIKRFFAVRTTTDTNKPRC, from the exons ATGTGCCTGCTGTTCCCTTTTGCCGTGATTGTAGCCGTCTTGGGGGGCCTGCAACTGGCGGAAGCCCGCAAGACCGAGCCCCTGAGCGGTTCTGGCGACCAGCCCCTCTTCCGTGGGTCAGACATGAATGACTTTGCTATTGTCGTTCCAGCCGGTGGCATCGAGTGCTTCTGGCAATTTGCACACCAGAGCGGTCAGTTCTACTTCAACTATGAG GTGCAGTGGAGCTCAGGGATTGGCCAGGACACCAGGCACATCCTGGCCACGGCCAACGACCCCAATGGCCTCCATCTTGGCACCTCGCAGGACGTCCGGGGGCTAATCCACTTCCGGACCATGGAGACAG GGTTCTACCAGCTCTGCCTGAGCAACCAGTACAACCACTTTGGGTCGGTGCAGGTCTACCTGAACTTTGGTGTAATCTACGAGGGATTTGACCTACAGAACACACCGGAACtcgagaaaaagaagctaaacgACACGTTGGAGGCTATTGAC GAGAGCACCCGGAAGCTGATGCTGCACATCTTCCACATGTGGCGGCACTGCAGCGTCTCCCGCATGAAGGGCACCTCCGACTTTTTCCTGGTCCAGTCCAACCTCAATTATGTCAACTGGTGGTCGGCCGCCCAGAGCCTAGCCATCATCCTTTCGGGCCTCCTCCAGCTCTACTTCATCAAGCGCTTCTTCGCTGTCCGGACCACAACTGACACCAACAAGCCACGCTGCTGA